The following coding sequences are from one Blastocatellia bacterium window:
- a CDS encoding DUF3883 domain-containing protein: MVTKKSRPQRATLTRGAHLGYDIRSQAPDGTIRYIEVKARAITGAIVLMRNEWLMALRLGEEYWLYIIRKAATDPKLYIIPNQTANLQPEEVAEVVRYVMQRG; the protein is encoded by the coding sequence ATGGTGACTAAGAAATCTCGCCCCCAGCGAGCCACCTTAACCCGTGGAGCCCACCTGGGCTACGATATCCGTTCGCAAGCGCCGGACGGCACCATCCGCTACATCGAGGTCAAAGCCCGTGCTATCACGGGTGCCATCGTGTTGATGCGTAACGAATGGCTCATGGCGCTGCGGCTCGGCGAGGAATACTGGCTTTACATCATCAGGAAGGCTGCCACCGACCCGAAGCTTTACATCATCCCGAACCAGACCGCCAACCTCCAGCCGGAGGAGGTGGCGGAAGTGGTGCGATACGTGATGCAGAGGGGTTAG
- a CDS encoding aldo/keto reductase → MTQASSATPDGTARYRQRFLDRVAPEHFRLAQGLWLSSIGLGTYLGHWDDATDLSYQAAIHRAFERGCNVIDTAINYRFQRSERAIGRALEEAFRQGIVSRDEIIIATKGGYIPFDTEPPQTPHEWSRYIIETFIRPGIIAPTELVGRGSHCLAPRYLENQLETSLKNLRLATIDIYYLHNPEEQLNEVSRDEFRRRIRAAFEMLESKVAEGKIRLYGTATWNGYRVPEDAPDHLSLSELVALAREVGGPDHHFRVIQAPYNLAMVEALTVPTQTVNGHSVSLLEAALHLGMTVMASASLLQSRLARGLPESLRSAFPGLRSDAQRALQFVRSTPGITTALVGMSRVEHVEENLLVARVPPSSVEDFRSVPGSS, encoded by the coding sequence ATGACACAAGCATCATCCGCGACGCCCGACGGGACGGCTCGGTATCGTCAACGATTTCTCGACCGGGTCGCGCCCGAACACTTTCGTCTGGCTCAGGGACTGTGGCTGTCGTCCATCGGCCTGGGAACGTATCTCGGCCACTGGGATGACGCGACGGACCTATCCTACCAGGCGGCCATTCACCGTGCGTTTGAGCGCGGCTGCAACGTCATTGACACGGCTATCAACTATCGGTTCCAGCGCAGCGAGCGAGCGATTGGTCGGGCTCTGGAAGAGGCTTTTCGGCAGGGCATCGTCTCGCGGGACGAGATCATCATCGCCACCAAAGGGGGATACATCCCGTTTGACACGGAGCCGCCCCAAACACCTCACGAATGGAGCCGCTACATCATCGAAACGTTCATCCGTCCGGGCATCATCGCCCCCACGGAACTGGTCGGTCGGGGGAGCCACTGTCTCGCGCCGCGGTATCTGGAGAACCAACTGGAGACGAGTTTGAAGAATTTGCGGCTGGCCACGATTGACATTTACTACCTGCACAATCCCGAAGAGCAACTCAACGAGGTGAGTCGGGATGAATTCCGAAGACGCATCCGGGCCGCCTTCGAGATGCTTGAAAGCAAAGTGGCCGAAGGGAAGATTCGTCTCTACGGGACGGCGACCTGGAACGGGTATCGCGTGCCCGAGGACGCGCCCGATCATCTATCGCTGTCGGAACTCGTCGCACTGGCTCGCGAAGTCGGCGGTCCGGACCATCATTTTCGCGTGATCCAGGCGCCCTATAATCTGGCGATGGTGGAGGCGCTGACCGTGCCGACGCAGACGGTGAACGGTCACTCGGTTTCGCTTCTGGAAGCGGCGCTTCATCTCGGCATGACGGTGATGGCCAGCGCCTCGCTGCTGCAGAGCCGGCTGGCCCGGGGCTTGCCCGAATCCCTCCGCAGCGCATTTCCCGGACTTCGCAGCGATGCTCAGCGGGCGCTTCAGTTCGTGCGGTCCACCCCGGGAATCACGACGGCTCTCGTCGGGATGAGTCGCGTCGAACATGTGGAGGAGAACCTCCTGGTCGCCCGCGTTCCTCCGTCATCGGTCGAAGATTTTCGCAGCGTGCCCGGCTCTTCCTAA